One Natronomonas gomsonensis genomic window, ACGATGCAACTGGGAGACCTCGGCGCGGAAGTCGTCAAGGTCGAACATCCGAAAGGGGGCGACCAGACCCGTGGCTGGCACCCGCCAACCTACGGCGACAGCGAGGAGAGCGCCTACTACATGAGCGTCAACCGGAACAAGCGCTCTATCACGCTCAACCTCGCCAGTGAAGATGGACGGGACCTGTTCCGCGAACTCGCCGCGAAGGCTGACGTAGTCGTCGAGAACTTCCGTGTCGGACAGATGGACGAGTGGGATCTGGGCTATCAGGACCTCCGCGCGGAGAACCCCGAACTGATCTACTGCTCGCTGTCGGGATACGGCGAGTGGGGCCCGGATCGGGACCGTCCGGCCTACGACATCATCATGCAGGCCGAGGGCGGTATGATGTCGATTACCGGCGCGGAAGACGGCCCGCCGGTCAGAATCGGCGTGGCCATCGCGGATATCGGGGCGGGGATGTACGCCGCACAGGCCATCTTGGCTGCGCTCCTAGAGCGGGAACTCGGCGACGGCACCGGTCAGAAGGTCGACGTCAGCCTGCTTGACGGCCAGGTTGCCTGGATGACCTACATGGCCTCGAACTATTTCGCGACCGGCGAATCGCCCGGGCGGATGGGGAGCAAACATCCCACCATTGCCCCCTACCAAGCGTTCCCGACCACCGACGGCTACGTCGTGGTGGCTGTGGCTTCCGAAAACATCTGGCCACGGTTCTGTAAGGCGATGGACCGGCCGGATCTCGTGGCAGACGAACGGTTTGAGACGAACGCCGACCGTGTCGAGAATCGAGACGACCTCGACGCGATTATCGAGGCCGAAATCTCGGCGTACACGACCGCAGATATGCTCAAACTGTTGGACGAGCACGGTGTCCCAGCCTCGGATGTCAAGGAAATGGCGGAAGTCTTCGACAATCCACAGGTGCAGGCCAGAGGGATGTACCGGACTATCTCTCACCCTACGGCTGGCGAGGTGGAGATGCCGGGAAGTCCCATGCACTTCTCGCGGACGCCGACATCGATCAGACAGTACCCACCCGCACTGGGTGAACAGACAGAGGCCATCCTTCGTGAACTCGGTTACTCGAGCGAGGAGATTGAACGACTGCGAGAAGAAGACGTGCTGTGATGCGATGACCGATACGTGCTCGTGTTAAACCATCCACGATTCCGCCAGACGAGCCGATTTGGGGAACGGTTCTGCAATCTTCGACTATCCATGGTAGAATATATTAAGAAAATATTATATAGTATCTGATATATGGGGCACGTGCTTAGTGGTGTTCTCCTTGTCAAAAAGAGTCGCTGGTAATGATATCTGTTTATATCTAAACTGATAGTAGTGTCTAGTCCTCAACTTCATTACAGAATTAGACCACGGCATCGTCAAGCGCGATGTGACTTGTCTGTTTCTCAGAGTTCGGCTGTAAATCGTTATTCTGTATCTTGCTGTGGATGCTGTTTAGATTCAACAACCTCCCTCAATTATAAATATTCTTATTTATATTTGCAAATGATAAATCGGCCAGATGCAGACGAGTACTGTCTCCAATTATTTCTTCTGGGTCATGTTTGTGCCCAACAAACTGTAAGCCGATCCAACCGCTTTAACTGGTGATTATCAATATGGCGGCATATACACGCAGAAAGCGACCGCTTCACTCCTGAGTTAATACGACGCCGGAACGGACTCTAAATGCTTCGTGGTCGCCTACACAATAGTCACATTTTTATTTTGCACGCGAGAAAATTTCCGTAATGACTAAATGCAAAATCGAGATCGTCGCCGACAGGTACGACCTCGATGCGTCCGAGGGTCGGTACGGGACCGTTGACGAGCGTCTTCTGACCCGTTGGACTGGTGCGGACGGACGCGACCCCGACGGATACCGGACGCTCACTGAGTGGTTCAACAAACGGTTGCTCAAGTCCGTCTACGACGAGTACGGGCGGGACACGACCGGGACACGGGTGAGTAGCGATTACGCGGCGCTGACCGGGGACGACAAACTCCTCCAAGAAGAGGTGATGGACGACCTCCGAGCCGACGGAATCGACCCAGAGCGGGTCCAAAGCGACATGGTCTCTTGGAGCACAATGCGAGAACACCTCAACTCATGCCTCGATGGCGAGAAAGAAGTCAAGAACTCAGAATCGGACTGGGAGCGCCGCAGCCTTGAGGTTGCAAAGAGCCTCACCCGGTCGAAGGTTCGGGATGCGTTGTCTTCTCTTGATACGAAGGACGAGTTGCCCGAAGGCAATCGGGCTGAAATCGAGATTCAGATTCTCCTGAGTTGTCCGGACTGCCCGATTCGGATTCCGATTGAGGATGCCGTTGAGCGGGGGTTCGTCTGCAAGGACCACTTCCCGGTCGCGCCGTCTGTGGGGGTGGAGAGCTAAGATGACCTGGAACCTTGAATTCGAGAACATCGCTGGCATTCGCGAAGGTGCTGCGTCGCTCGAACCCGGAATCAATGCTGTCCGCGGGACCAACTGGCAGGGGAAGTCCAGCTTCGTAACCGCCATCGAGACAGTGATGGGAACGGAGACGGTCCTAACGGAAGGCGAGGACTCCGGTGCGGTCCAGCTAGAAACCGCCGCGGAGACTTATCGGGTCGAACTCAACCGCGATGGGGAGACGATTGTCCGGTCGGGTGAACCCTATCTCGAATCCGAGAAGGCGCGAGTAACTGCGTCGCTGTATGCCTTCCTTGACGATACAAACGATGTCCGCGAGGCAGTACGCCAAGATGACAACCTTGAGACTGTGCTCACTCGGCCGCTAGACCTAGAGAACATCGATGAACGAATTGCCGAATTAAGTCGGGAACGCGACCAGGTCGAGACAGAACTCCAGCGTGCCGAGAAGGCAGCCGAACAACTCTCGGACACCCAAGTGACGATAGAGCGCCTAGAGGACGAACTTGAGGAGCTGGAAACGCGGCGCGAGGACATCAAAGAGGGGCGTCAAGACGAGGAGTCGGTTTCGGACCGTCGCGACGAACTAAGTGATGCGAAAGCCAAACGTGACTCCGTTGAGAAGCGCATCGAGCGGCTTGAGCAGACAATCGACCGGACCACAGAGAAACTCGAAGAAAAGCGCGAGGAACTAGATGCCCTTGAGGTTCCGGCGGAAGACGAGGATTTAGCGAGCCGAATCAAGGAACGCAAGGACCGCCTGAACCGCGTCGAACAGGACGCGGAGCTACTGCAGTCGGTGTACGCACCGACCAAGCGCCTCATCGATGAGGACCGGGTAGAGCTGATTACAGACATCGATCGGGACCTCCTTGAGGACTCGATTCACTGCTGGACGTGTGGCTCCGAGACAAGCAAAGCGGCTGTTGAAGAGAATCTCGACGCTCTTGGTGAACGAATCTCGGAACTCAGAGAACAGGCGAACGAGTACCGGAGCGAGGTCACGGACTTGCAGGAACGTCAAGAGAAGGTAAAGCAGGCCCAACGCCGTGAATCCGACCTCGAGGACGAAATCGCACGCCTCGAATCCACGATCGAAGAGCGCGAGACGAGCCTTGAGGGGGCCCGGGAGCGACGCGAGGAACTGGCGAGCCGGATCGACGAACTCTCGGAGATTGTCGAGGCTGAGGACGACGAATTGACCGAAGTCGAGAGCCAGATTAAGTACACGGAGACGCGGCTCGAAGAGGTCCAGGAGGAACTTGAGACGCTCGAATCGCAGGCCGAGCAGCGTGACACCCTTGAGGCCGAGCGCAAGGAGATGACCGACGAAATCAATCGGCTGCGCGACCGGAAGTCGGAGATTAAACGGCGGACACGCGAAGCTTTCGACGACGCTATTCAGGATATTCTCGCGAAGTTCGACGTCGGATTCGAGATGGTTCGGCTCACTTCGGAATTCGAACTCGTTGTTGCCAGAGACGGCCGAGAGGCCAGCCTCGACGCCCTGAGTGAAGGCGAACTTGAACTGCTTGGCATCGTCGCAGCATTGGCTGGCTATGAAGCCTTCGACGCCACCGACGACATCCCGGTAATGCTTCTCGACGGTCTCGGCGGCCTTGCCGACGAGAATCTGCAGACGCTGATTCAGTATCTCGAGGACCGGGTTGACTTCTTGGTCTTCACGACCTATCCCGAGACGACTTCGTTCGAGGCGAACACGATTGATCCCCGAGAGTGGTCCGTCGTCTCGCCGATGACTGCGAACTGACCGGGTAGGGAAACTGACCGAGATTTCCGTGGAGACTTTTGTCGTTGTCCCATTTAAAACCGGATTTAGAAGACCTCGGGTCGTCGGGAAACAGGGCGACTATAGAGATGGTATCTCCAGATAACTATTCAGAGAATACCTTCACATCCCCTTCCGTAGTCAGCCCGACTCTAACTTCGGTGCATAAACGACTCTCATGAGCAACCTCTTTGAGGAGGCTGTACAGGTGTGCGTAGAGTTCGGGGCGACAGTAGCGAATTTTCACCCCTGCGTCGTCACCGTGAGCGTATACTTGGTCGACGAGTTCGTTGAACTCAGTCCCTGACGAAACGGTGAATTGTGCAGGTGCACGAATCGTACGGAGGAGTTCAAGCGTCCGACGTGCTTTCTCGATGTTTTTTTCGGCTGCCCGCTCGATAGCACTCACATTTGAGTCCGTGGTCCCCAACTCGTTAGCGACTTCTTGTTGCGTGTACCCCTGTTCCCGGAGTTCTATCACCTCGACTTGCCGGTCAGTCAGTACTGTCGTATCTATTTCCACCACATAAACTCAAACAGAAGTGTTTGAGTTAAGCTTATTGGTCAAACAGGGCATCCTCTTCATGTGGTCGGTGATACATCAATTGGCCGCCGCCAGGTCCTTGCGGGAATCGCTTCGGGACTCGCCGGTACCGCTGGCTGTTTTCGAACGAGGGGTGGTGGCGGCGAATCGGCGACAGTCTCGATGCTCGCTGCGGGAAGTCTGAATAACGCCCTCGAAAACGGTCTTCGATCGAACGTTGACGCGACCATCCAGGTTGAAGCCCACGGCTCTGCTGAGGCCGCTCGCCTCGTCGCAGAGGGGCAAAAAGACCCTGCCATCGTCTCCCTCGCGGATATCGCCCTCTTTGACTCTCCGCTCAGTC contains:
- a CDS encoding CaiB/BaiF CoA transferase family protein: MVGEAKSSETDVGPLDGLTVLDASRVLVGPFCTMQLGDLGAEVVKVEHPKGGDQTRGWHPPTYGDSEESAYYMSVNRNKRSITLNLASEDGRDLFRELAAKADVVVENFRVGQMDEWDLGYQDLRAENPELIYCSLSGYGEWGPDRDRPAYDIIMQAEGGMMSITGAEDGPPVRIGVAIADIGAGMYAAQAILAALLERELGDGTGQKVDVSLLDGQVAWMTYMASNYFATGESPGRMGSKHPTIAPYQAFPTTDGYVVVAVASENIWPRFCKAMDRPDLVADERFETNADRVENRDDLDAIIEAEISAYTTADMLKLLDEHGVPASDVKEMAEVFDNPQVQARGMYRTISHPTAGEVEMPGSPMHFSRTPTSIRQYPPALGEQTEAILRELGYSSEEIERLREEDVL
- the rdfA gene encoding rod-determining factor RdfA — its product is MTKCKIEIVADRYDLDASEGRYGTVDERLLTRWTGADGRDPDGYRTLTEWFNKRLLKSVYDEYGRDTTGTRVSSDYAALTGDDKLLQEEVMDDLRADGIDPERVQSDMVSWSTMREHLNSCLDGEKEVKNSESDWERRSLEVAKSLTRSKVRDALSSLDTKDELPEGNRAEIEIQILLSCPDCPIRIPIEDAVERGFVCKDHFPVAPSVGVES
- a CDS encoding archaea-specific SMC-related protein: MTWNLEFENIAGIREGAASLEPGINAVRGTNWQGKSSFVTAIETVMGTETVLTEGEDSGAVQLETAAETYRVELNRDGETIVRSGEPYLESEKARVTASLYAFLDDTNDVREAVRQDDNLETVLTRPLDLENIDERIAELSRERDQVETELQRAEKAAEQLSDTQVTIERLEDELEELETRREDIKEGRQDEESVSDRRDELSDAKAKRDSVEKRIERLEQTIDRTTEKLEEKREELDALEVPAEDEDLASRIKERKDRLNRVEQDAELLQSVYAPTKRLIDEDRVELITDIDRDLLEDSIHCWTCGSETSKAAVEENLDALGERISELREQANEYRSEVTDLQERQEKVKQAQRRESDLEDEIARLESTIEERETSLEGARERREELASRIDELSEIVEAEDDELTEVESQIKYTETRLEEVQEELETLESQAEQRDTLEAERKEMTDEINRLRDRKSEIKRRTREAFDDAIQDILAKFDVGFEMVRLTSEFELVVARDGREASLDALSEGELELLGIVAALAGYEAFDATDDIPVMLLDGLGGLADENLQTLIQYLEDRVDFLVFTTYPETTSFEANTIDPREWSVVSPMTAN
- a CDS encoding Tfx family DNA-binding protein — translated: MEIDTTVLTDRQVEVIELREQGYTQQEVANELGTTDSNVSAIERAAEKNIEKARRTLELLRTIRAPAQFTVSSGTEFNELVDQVYAHGDDAGVKIRYCRPELYAHLYSLLKEVAHESRLCTEVRVGLTTEGDVKVFSE